Proteins encoded by one window of Thunnus thynnus chromosome 3, fThuThy2.1, whole genome shotgun sequence:
- the LOC137180291 gene encoding E3 ubiquitin-protein ligase pellino homolog 1-like: protein MFSPGQENISTSTASTKGPVKYGELIVLGCNGSLPNGDKGRRKSRFALCRRTKANGVKPSTVHTSCTPQAAKAISNKEQHSISYTLSRAQTVVVEYTHDSNTDMFQIGRSTENPIDFVVTDTVPGGQGQADGQSVQSTISRFACRIICQRHPPYTARIYAAGFDSSKNIFLGEKAAKWRMQDGQMDGLTTNGVLVMHPRQGFIQDSKPGLWREISVCGNVFMLRETRSAQQRGKMVDVESNELVDGSLIDLCGATLLWRTAEGLAHTPTVKHLEALRQELNAGRPQCPVGFNTLAFPSLRRKDVLDEKQPWAYMRCGHVHGYHGWGGHRNPEVEEDCQERECPMCRARGPYVPLWLGFEAGLYVDAGPPTHAFVPCGHVCSEKTTAYWSQIPLPYGTHAFHAACPFCIQPLNGENGCVRLIFQSPLD, encoded by the exons GTGTAACGGCTCTCTGCCCAACGGCGATAAGGGGAGGCGGAAGAGTCGTTTCGCTCTGTGTCGCAGAACCAAAGCCAACGGCGTGAAACCCAGCACTGTCCACACTTCCTGCACACCTCAGGCTGCCAAG GCGATAAGCAACAAGGAGCAGCACAGTATATCATACACTCTATCCCGGGCGCAGACGGTGGTGGTGGAGTACACACACGACAGCAACACCGACATGTTCCAG ATCGGGCGGTCTACGGAGAATCCCATCGACTTCGTGGTGACGGACACGGTGCCCGGAGGTCAGGGCCAAGCCGACGGTCAGTCGGTTCAGAGCACCATCTCCCGCTTCGCCTGCCGCATCATCTGCCAAAGACACCCACCTTACACCGCGCGCATCTACGCCGCGGGCTTCGACTCCTCCAAGAACATCTTCCTCGGG GAGAAAGCAGCCAAGTGGAGGATGCAGGATGGTCAGATGGACGGACTGACCACCAACGGCGTCCTGGTGATGCACCCGCGCCAAGGCTTCATCCAGGACTCCAAACCCGGCCTGTGGAGGGAAATCTCAGTCTGCGGTAACGTCTTCATGCTGCGGGAGACCAGATCAGCTCAGCAGAGAGGCAAGATG GTGGATGTTGAGTCTAACGAGCTGGTGGACGGCTCGCTCATCGACCTGTGCGGCGCCACCCTGCTGTGGCGGACGGCCGAGGGCCTGGCGCACACTCCCACCGTCAAACACCTGGAGGCGCTGCGGCAGGAGCTGAACGCAGGACGGCCTCAGTGCCCCGTGGGCTTCAACACGCTGGCCTTCCCCAGCCTGCGCCGAAAGGACGTTCTGGACGAGAAGCAGCCGTGGGCCTACATGCGCTGCGGCCACGTGCACGGCTACCACGGCTGGGGGGGCCACCGCAACCCCGAGGTGGAGGAGGATTGTCAGGAGAGAGAGTGCCCCATGTGCAGGGCGCGGGGCCCCTACGTGCCGCTGTGGCTCGGCTTCGAGGCGGGCCTCTACGTGGACGCGGGACCCCCCACCCACGCCTTCGTCCCCTGTGGTCACGTCTGCTCGGAGAAGACGACGGCGTACTGGAGTCAGATCCCGCTGCCGTACGGCACCCACGCCTTCCACGCCGCCTGCCCGTTCTGCATCCAGCCGCTGAACGGAGAGAACGGCTGCGTCAGACTCATTTTCCAAAGCCCGCTGGACTAG